In Nostoc sphaeroides, the genomic window TTAATATTAATTAGCTAGACTAAAATTATCTTGTTAGAATCATAATGCGTTATTCTCACCGTTTGCGACTGCCATTAAAATATTTCAATATTTTTATTGCAGTACTAACTTTTGTTTTATTTATCTGGTTAACTCCTGTCGTTGCTCAAGCATTAACTAAAGCTCCGGTTATTTTAGATGGGCAAGAGATTTTTAAAATCAGCGATTCTGGTCATTATAGCGCTCAAGAACGGACAAATTTAATCAACTCACAACTAAAATATGCGATTAAAACTTCTGAATTTATTCAAGTTAAAATTGAAGAACGCAACCAGCTACCTACTATTTTGCTAAATGGCCGCTATCTGTTAACAGTTACAGAACAAGATACTGTTCCAGGTAGCACAGTTGATGAGCAGGCAAGGATTTGGGGGCAGGAAATTGAAGAAGCGTTACAGCAAGCTCGTTTAGAGCGAACTAAAACCTATCTCCAACATACGACTTTTGTAGCAGTAGCAATTTTACTCATAACTGCCGGATTCACTTGGCTATTAGGATGGATTAATCATCACTTTTTCCGAGTAGCTTCACAACGCTTAACTACTCCTAACAATGAGATACCTAATTCTGAACTGCTAAAAGTATTGGAATTATTTTTCAAATTAGTGTTGGCGAGTATGCGTATCGCACTTTGGATAAGTACGATTCTTTATATCACTAATCTCTTTCCTTTCACTCGTCAATGGAGCTACCAAATTTCAAATATCCTGATCACCAGTTTCACCTCACCTATTCTGACATTAGGCAAGAATCCTTACTCTCTTACTGAATTAATAATTTTGATTGGTTTGTTGTTCGGCTTAGTTATCTTTGCTGGAACTTTAACCAATTTTTTACGTTCTCGCATTCTATCTTTTACTGGAATCAATCGTGGCGCTCAAGAAGCGATTGTAATACTTTTCAAATATGGTCTGATTTTTATTGGCACACTGGTACTGCTACAAATCTGGGGGCTTGACATTAGCTCTTTGACAATTTTAGCAAGTGCTTTAAGCGTTGGAATTGGCTTTGGTTTACAGGATATTGCTAAGAATTTTGGCAGTGGTTTAGTACTAGTATTTGAGCGTCCGATTCAGGTTGGAGATTTTGTAGAAGTTGGGGAATATACAGGTACTGTCGAGCGAATAGGTGGCAGAAGTACCGAAATTCGGACTCTTGACCACGTTTCAATCATTGTACCTAACTCTCGTTTCTTAGAAAAAGAAGTAATCAACTGGAGCCACCGCAACCCGATTTCTCGCCTTCATCTCCCCGTTAGCGTTGCTTATAGTTCAGATCCCAAAGTCGTGCAAGCTGCTCTTTTAGAAGCAGCCTCTAAGCATCCCAATGTATTGGAAGTTCCTTCTCCTCTAGTATTATTTAAAGAGTTGGGCAACAACAGCTTAAATTTTGAGTTATTAGTATGGACTGCGGAACCTAATAAACAATTTTTGCTCAAAAGTGATTTATACTACAATATCTACGAATCATTACAGCAAAGACAAATTGAAATCCCCTTCCCCCAGTTAGATTTACATCTGCGTTCTGGCACATTAGAATTTACGCCAGAAATGCAGTTAGCCTTAATACAAATGTTTGAACGATTGTCAAACCATCAACAACGCATAGATCCAATCAAGCCAAGTCAATCTAATTCATAATTAATAATTACTAATTCATAATTGCAATTCTTTGTTGGCTCTGAACCCACCACGCTCTTGTAGACCACCAAGATTCAAAAATTTCATTGTTGGCTCCCAAGCCATATAATTTATGAATTATGAATTATGAATTAATAATTATTTGGTCAAAATCAAACGTAAATTTGGATGTTTGGCTTGCTATTAGAAAGTTGTTTGTGTCATACTTACTCAGTACTAAATCCCGATTTATTTTAAGTAGTAAGCTGTTGGACAAATAACCTTACATATTACCTGGAAGTAAAAGTATTGTTGGGTGGGCATCTTGCCATTGGTGTCAACTTAACGTAAAAGCCATATCCCGCAAGGAACTGAAGTTCCAAGGATAATAGCTAAAGTCTACTGAAGTAGACTAAATATTCCTAAAAATCTTTAGTCTACTTCAGTAGACTTTAGCTTTGAGCCGCTGAAATTTATTTCTGGGCGGGCGTGGAAGCCAACAGAAGTTTGCAGAAACATCAATTTTTCGCAGGATGGGATTCAGTAGTAAAGTGAGTTTTAAAGGAATATTTATGTCACAGTTGGAGCAAGCAGTGCCAAACACCTTTGTAACTAAAGGCTTAGAAACTTTCCCCAATAATATGTTCGACCAGGTTGAGGTTTTGGCCAAAGACTTTGCCACCCGTGCAGGGGCACACGACAAAGATGGTTCCTTTCCCTTCGAGAATTTTACAGCTTTGCATGAGGCAGGATTACTCAGCCTTACCATTCCCCGTGAATTAGGTGGACAGGGTTTAGGGCTGCCAACTATCTGCCGAGTGATTGAAGGGATAGCGCGTGGCGATGCTTCGACGGCGCTAGTACTAACAATGCACTATCTCCAACATGCCCATGCAGCCCGTAGCCGTCGTTGGCATCCAGAAGTATATAAACGGCTGTGTCGTGAATCGATTGAAGGTATTGCCCTGCTCAATGCTGCCCGTGTCGAACCTGAGTTAGGAACGCCAGCTAGAGGCGGATTACCTGCCACAATTGCCGAGTGGACACCAGAGGGTTGGCGTTTAACAGGCCACAAGCAATACACCACGGGTAGTCCCATCCTTAGTTACTTTATTGTTTGGGCACGGACAACTGAGGATGAACCACAAGTTGGCAGTTTTCTGGTTCCGCGCGATGTGCCGGGAGTGCAAATTGTCGAAACCTGGGATCACTTGGGAATGAGAGCTACAGGCAGCCACGATCTCATTTTGGAGAATGTATTAATTCCAAGAGAGTATGCTTTGAATATTAGCCCCATATCAACCGCGCCATCCTTTGATCCTCTGATTTCCACTTGGGGCAGTTTGACAGTGAGTGCTTTATATCTCGGTGTTGCTACTAGTGCGCGAGACTGGCTGGTAAAATATCTTTGGGAGCGATCGCCTTCTAATCTCAAAGAGCCACTGGCAACTCTGCCACGTTTCCAAACTGCTGTGGGTGAGATAGAAGCATTGCTGTTTGCTAACAATAGATTGATTTATAGCTTGGCTCAAGATATTGAGCAGGGCGAGTATCAGCCTAACGTAGGATTACAGGCACAAGCTGTTAAATATCTCACCACAACTAACTCGATTCGTGCTGTAGAGATTGCCTTAGAACTGACTGGTAATCCTGGTCTGTCAAAAAAGAATCCTTTAGAGCGACACTACCGTGACGTTCTGTGCAGCCGTATTCATACACCGCAAAATGATGTTATTTGCCAGTCTTTAGGGAAGAGTGTATTGAAAGTAAAGTGAGTGGGGAATGGGGAGTGGGGAGTGGGGATGAGGGAGCAGGGGAGGCAGGGGAGAAGAACTATTTATTGGGCGTTGCTGAATCGAGGTATGAATTTTGGATGTAGAGACGTAAAATTTTACGTCTCTACAAGGATTTTCACCACAAAGCACAATCTGTTTTCATAGCGCAATCAGCAACGCCATTTATTAATTATTCACAAATGACAAATGACTAATACCCAATACCCAATACCCAATACCCAATACCCAATACCCAATATCAACCAATATGTACTAAAATCAATGACTTGAGTCACAAAGAGAGCAATCATGGCATCCATCCGCGAGTTGCACCAACAGCTGGTTAAGAAAGAACGTTCTGCCGTTGAAATTACCCAAGAAGCTTTAGAGCGCATTCAAGCGTTAGAGCCGAAATTGCACAGCTTTTTATATGTGACCGCAGAACGGGCATTAGAGCAGGCAGGTGCTGTGGATGCGAAAATTGCTGCGGGAGAAGAAATTGGGCTGCTAGCAGGCATTCCTGTTGGGATTAAGGACAATTTATGTACTAAGGGAATTCCTACCACCTGCGCCTCCCGGATTTTGGAAAATTTCGTGCCGCCTTATGAATCAACAGCTACGCAAAAACTGGCAGATGCTGGCGCGGTAATGGTAGGCAAAACCAATTTGGATGAGTTTGCAATGGGTAGTTCCACAGAAAACTCTGCCTATCAAGTCACGGCTAACCCTTGGGATTTGTCACGAGTTCCAGGTGGTTCTTCGGGGGGTTCTGCGGCGGCGGTAGCGGCTCAAGAATGTGTGGTTGCTCTCGGTTCTGATACTGGCGGTTCGATTCGGCAACCTGCATCTTTTTGCGGTGTGGTAGGAATGAAACCGACTTATGGTCTGGTTTCCCGTTATGGTTTGGTGGCTTACGCTTCCTCTTTGGATCAAATTGGGCCATTTGGAAACACAGTAGAAGATGCGGCAATATTATTAAATGCGATCGCAGGTTACGATCCCAAAGACTCTACCAGTCTCAAAGTAGCCATTCCCAACTACGCCGCCAGCTTAAAACCAAACTTCAAACCCAGAGGTCAGCTAAAAATTGGGATCATCAAAGAAACTTTTGGTGAAGGTTTAGACGCTGTAGTGGAACAAGCTGTTACCAAAGCAGTAGATCAACTACAAAGTTTAGGAGCGGAAATTCATATAATTTCCTGTCCCACCTTTCGTTATGGCTTACCCACTTACTACATCATCGCCCCGTCAGAAGCGTCAGCAAACCTAGCTCGTTACGATGGCGTTAAATATGGTTACCGCGCCCCTGATGCCGATAATCTGCTATCAATGTACACTCGTACCCGTGCCACTGGTTTTGGAACAGAAGTCAAACGCCGGATTATGATCGGCACTTATGCACTTTCGGCTGGCTATTATGATGCTTACTACCTGAAAGCGCAAAAAGTCCGCACCCTGATTAAGCGAGATTTTGAAAAGGCTTTTGGCTTAGTTGATGTGTTAGTTTGTCCCACATCTCCCACTACAGCATTCAAAGCAGGGGAAAAAACTACTGACCCCTTGAGCATGTATTTAACTGACTTGATGACT contains:
- a CDS encoding mechanosensitive ion channel family protein → MRYSHRLRLPLKYFNIFIAVLTFVLFIWLTPVVAQALTKAPVILDGQEIFKISDSGHYSAQERTNLINSQLKYAIKTSEFIQVKIEERNQLPTILLNGRYLLTVTEQDTVPGSTVDEQARIWGQEIEEALQQARLERTKTYLQHTTFVAVAILLITAGFTWLLGWINHHFFRVASQRLTTPNNEIPNSELLKVLELFFKLVLASMRIALWISTILYITNLFPFTRQWSYQISNILITSFTSPILTLGKNPYSLTELIILIGLLFGLVIFAGTLTNFLRSRILSFTGINRGAQEAIVILFKYGLIFIGTLVLLQIWGLDISSLTILASALSVGIGFGLQDIAKNFGSGLVLVFERPIQVGDFVEVGEYTGTVERIGGRSTEIRTLDHVSIIVPNSRFLEKEVINWSHRNPISRLHLPVSVAYSSDPKVVQAALLEAASKHPNVLEVPSPLVLFKELGNNSLNFELLVWTAEPNKQFLLKSDLYYNIYESLQQRQIEIPFPQLDLHLRSGTLEFTPEMQLALIQMFERLSNHQQRIDPIKPSQSNS
- a CDS encoding acyl-CoA dehydrogenase family protein, encoding MSQLEQAVPNTFVTKGLETFPNNMFDQVEVLAKDFATRAGAHDKDGSFPFENFTALHEAGLLSLTIPRELGGQGLGLPTICRVIEGIARGDASTALVLTMHYLQHAHAARSRRWHPEVYKRLCRESIEGIALLNAARVEPELGTPARGGLPATIAEWTPEGWRLTGHKQYTTGSPILSYFIVWARTTEDEPQVGSFLVPRDVPGVQIVETWDHLGMRATGSHDLILENVLIPREYALNISPISTAPSFDPLISTWGSLTVSALYLGVATSARDWLVKYLWERSPSNLKEPLATLPRFQTAVGEIEALLFANNRLIYSLAQDIEQGEYQPNVGLQAQAVKYLTTTNSIRAVEIALELTGNPGLSKKNPLERHYRDVLCSRIHTPQNDVICQSLGKSVLKVK
- the gatA gene encoding Asp-tRNA(Asn)/Glu-tRNA(Gln) amidotransferase subunit GatA — encoded protein: MASIRELHQQLVKKERSAVEITQEALERIQALEPKLHSFLYVTAERALEQAGAVDAKIAAGEEIGLLAGIPVGIKDNLCTKGIPTTCASRILENFVPPYESTATQKLADAGAVMVGKTNLDEFAMGSSTENSAYQVTANPWDLSRVPGGSSGGSAAAVAAQECVVALGSDTGGSIRQPASFCGVVGMKPTYGLVSRYGLVAYASSLDQIGPFGNTVEDAAILLNAIAGYDPKDSTSLKVAIPNYAASLKPNFKPRGQLKIGIIKETFGEGLDAVVEQAVTKAVDQLQSLGAEIHIISCPTFRYGLPTYYIIAPSEASANLARYDGVKYGYRAPDADNLLSMYTRTRATGFGTEVKRRIMIGTYALSAGYYDAYYLKAQKVRTLIKRDFEKAFGLVDVLVCPTSPTTAFKAGEKTTDPLSMYLTDLMTIPVNLAGLPSLSLPCGFDDQGLPIGLQLISNVLREDLLFQVAYAYEQSTSWHLRKPQIS